Proteins encoded in a region of the Planococcus shixiaomingii genome:
- the sigI gene encoding RNA polymerase sigma-I factor, which translates to MLLSMLSGVFGQEGKTDAERLALQAQSGCDQALQNLFSSYSPFMKKTAAQVCKRFIDNHDDEYSIALAAFHEAVLKYEKEKNASFLTFAHMVIRRRIIDFIRKENLRNEYSHDFRSNNGEEDSSNRISNNEALERFQIQQQAEKRRDEIFQFEKIISGYGLSFQILVDVSPAHEDARRTAIQIAQLVAETDDYKEYLLQKKKLPIKEIEQLVDVSRKTIERNRKYIIALALLLISDLHYLKDYLKERLN; encoded by the coding sequence ATGCTGCTGTCGATGTTGTCTGGAGTTTTTGGGCAAGAAGGAAAAACTGACGCTGAGCGATTGGCTTTACAAGCACAAAGTGGGTGTGATCAAGCGTTGCAAAATTTATTTTCTTCTTATTCCCCCTTTATGAAAAAAACAGCAGCTCAAGTTTGTAAAAGGTTCATTGATAATCACGATGATGAATATAGCATTGCTTTAGCCGCATTTCATGAAGCTGTGCTGAAATATGAAAAAGAAAAAAATGCTTCGTTTTTAACTTTTGCGCATATGGTCATCCGCAGAAGAATAATCGACTTTATACGAAAAGAAAATTTGCGAAACGAATACAGCCATGATTTTAGAAGCAATAACGGTGAAGAAGATTCCAGTAATCGGATTTCAAACAATGAAGCTTTGGAGCGCTTTCAAATTCAGCAGCAAGCTGAAAAAAGGCGAGATGAAATATTCCAGTTCGAAAAGATTATATCGGGTTATGGATTATCATTTCAAATCCTGGTAGACGTTTCGCCAGCTCATGAGGACGCACGCAGGACTGCTATTCAAATTGCTCAGTTGGTAGCAGAAACGGATGATTATAAAGAGTATTTGCTTCAAAAAAAGAAGTTGCCTATTAAAGAAATTGAACAATTGGTCGATGTTTCACGCAAGACCATTGAACGCAATCGAAAATACATAATTGCACTGGCTTTGCTTCTGATCAGCGATTTGCATTATTTAAAAGATTATTTGAAGGAGCGGTTAAACTAA
- a CDS encoding TerC family protein: MEAILLEYAWVLLVLVGLEGLLAADNAVVMAVMVKHLPKDRQKKALFYGLVGAFVFRFSALFMITLLVDIWQIQALGAAYLLFISIKNVLEQRKDAKDNVLEKVKVPKKGSSFWMTVLKVELADIAFAIDSMLAAVALAVTLPHLGDFDIGGINSGQFIVMLAGGLIGVIIMRFAAHKFVQLLEKYPQLETAAFVVVGWVGVKLLVMTLAHENVGVLPHDFPHSTTWNIIFWSVLVGIVIVGAIMGARQNKQENV; the protein is encoded by the coding sequence ATGGAAGCTATTTTATTGGAATACGCTTGGGTTTTGCTGGTACTTGTCGGATTGGAAGGGCTTTTAGCAGCTGATAACGCGGTTGTAATGGCAGTAATGGTTAAACACTTACCGAAAGATAGACAGAAAAAAGCGTTGTTTTATGGATTAGTGGGAGCCTTTGTTTTCCGGTTTTCAGCATTATTCATGATTACGCTGCTTGTAGATATTTGGCAAATTCAAGCGCTTGGAGCGGCGTATCTATTATTTATTTCAATAAAAAACGTGTTAGAGCAACGAAAAGACGCAAAAGATAACGTACTCGAGAAAGTCAAAGTGCCGAAAAAAGGTTCTAGTTTCTGGATGACTGTATTAAAAGTGGAATTGGCGGATATTGCATTCGCAATTGATTCCATGTTAGCTGCGGTAGCATTGGCCGTCACTTTACCGCATTTAGGCGATTTTGATATCGGCGGCATTAACTCAGGACAGTTTATTGTCATGCTTGCCGGTGGTTTGATCGGTGTAATCATCATGCGATTTGCTGCCCATAAATTTGTGCAGCTGCTGGAAAAATATCCTCAACTTGAAACTGCGGCATTTGTTGTTGTTGGCTGGGTAGGGGTCAAATTATTAGTCATGACTTTAGCACACGAAAATGTCGGAGTCCTTCCCCATGACTTTCCTCATTCTACAACGTGGAATATCATCTTCTGGTCTGTATTAGTTGGCATTGTAATAGTAGGAGCAATTATGGGAGCAAGACAAAATAAACAAGAAAATGTATGA
- a CDS encoding SDR family oxidoreductase has translation MREIVFTGFPGFIASQLIRKCISDDAEVTAIILPSQRWKAEQEAARIQVETGSKPIRLIDGDITKRDLGVNHKDKAYLIDKKITFWHLAAIYDLAVSKELAWKVNVEGTKNVNEFVKTLPNVERFMYFSTAYVAGAREGVLLENELIRPKKFRNYYEETKFEAEILVEQLKETVPVTIIRPGIVRGHSRTGQTVKFDGPYFFLNMIDRIRKFPVIPYIGHSTAYINVVPVDYIIDASVYLSTLKEAAGETVHLTDPNPHPVEEVYRSMVVQMTGKAPKSRIPHKLAAASLGLSSVRKILGVEAETLDYLTWHASFDTRNAKRLLSGSGIKCADFLKTMPDMVSFYQLHKKDRNFHVAIK, from the coding sequence ATGAGAGAAATCGTTTTTACGGGCTTTCCTGGTTTTATCGCCAGTCAATTGATTCGGAAGTGCATTTCAGATGATGCAGAAGTGACGGCAATCATTCTGCCATCCCAAAGATGGAAAGCGGAACAAGAAGCCGCACGGATTCAAGTGGAAACAGGAAGCAAACCGATTCGTTTGATTGATGGAGATATAACGAAGAGGGATCTTGGAGTGAACCATAAAGATAAAGCTTACTTGATAGACAAAAAGATCACATTTTGGCATTTGGCGGCGATTTACGATTTAGCGGTTTCTAAAGAATTGGCATGGAAAGTCAATGTGGAAGGCACAAAAAATGTCAATGAATTTGTCAAAACGCTTCCAAATGTGGAGCGGTTTATGTACTTCAGCACTGCTTATGTTGCGGGTGCCCGTGAAGGCGTGCTGTTAGAAAATGAACTGATTCGGCCGAAAAAATTCAGGAATTACTACGAAGAAACAAAATTTGAAGCGGAAATATTGGTCGAGCAACTGAAAGAAACGGTTCCAGTCACGATTATAAGACCAGGCATTGTGCGTGGCCATTCAAGAACAGGGCAGACTGTAAAATTTGATGGCCCTTATTTTTTCCTGAATATGATTGATCGAATCCGGAAGTTTCCTGTTATTCCTTACATAGGGCATTCCACTGCATACATCAATGTAGTGCCTGTCGATTATATTATAGATGCCTCTGTTTACTTGAGTACATTAAAAGAAGCGGCAGGAGAGACGGTCCATTTAACGGATCCAAACCCTCATCCCGTAGAAGAAGTCTATCGTTCCATGGTTGTTCAGATGACAGGAAAAGCGCCGAAAAGCCGGATTCCTCATAAACTGGCCGCAGCTTCGCTCGGCCTATCGTCCGTTCGCAAGATACTCGGTGTAGAGGCAGAAACGTTGGATTATTTAACGTGGCATGCTTCTTTTGACACTCGAAATGCCAAACGACTGCTTTCAGGCAGTGGCATCAAGTGTGCGGATTTTCTGAAAACCATGCCGGATATGGTTTCGTTTTATCAACTCCATAAAAAAGACAGGAACTTTCACGTTGCTATTAAGTAG
- a CDS encoding efflux RND transporter permease subunit gives MRISDFSIKRPVLTLVIMFLVIILGAVSFFKIPVTLIPELNPPIGVVVTNYPGASPTEVNEKVTEPLEANLSTVPGIESIQSTSREGSNFILLEFDWSTNMDDVQSDIIQRIELTPIPDDSNEPRFLKFDPAQFPVIQLSLRAHDEGTDVRVLAEQLEKELLQTEGVASVNISGSLIEEIQISLDQEKLEDKGLQQSDIVQLIQANNISMPGEPIETEDGRHLTTRIVSTLTTVENIQDLVITVNPLNGESVTIDDVADVTLGERERSSLTRANEEPAVLLSALQESNANTADVSQAFQEKLNELLSEEQFSGVEADILFDQGDYVQLAVGNIGQSLIIGAILAMLILFFFLRGIKSPIIIGISIPYSVIVTFVLMYFADFALNIMTLGALALGIGMLVDNAIVVIENIERHLTMGKTPKQAASDGSKEVSGAIISSTLTTIAVFVPVIFITGLLGEIFFEFALTISFSLFASLAVALTVIPMLAARMLHKPKGDMEARRRRSKGLKNFERSVVWALRHRLAILLTALVVFAVSIFGIFQVGTEFLPATDEGFFSIDVELENGASRTATDEVVSQIEDELKKEKDVAVYVSLIGTTQQAQSQGTSESNIAELYVKLVPLEERNRSVFKFVDDVQPKVLDRVGEQAEVTFNMQTATGSTPNTVSFNVSDTDKERLDISIDKINEALKALPGTTELTNDRDETIDEIQMKINKEAATEYGLAPAQIAQTVNNVTRGVPASQILTEDDKVVSALVEYDKVYRDSIDKLETLRLRTPSGQFVELKELADIQIKQGPVNIRHVDQADSVSFSLQHKSDITLGDMSDEVDAAIEELKLDDETIITYGGDRELFDNAIDDMLLALALAVVFVYIVMAAQFESFKYPFVIMFTVPLMAIGVAIGLVFTQTPISITAVIGILVLVGIVVNNGIVLVDYINQRKEAGMDSYEAILTSVRDRLRPILMTALTTILGLVPLAFGLGEGTEINQPMGIAVIGGMISSTFLSLYIVPIVYSLFDSQTRKMNQKRA, from the coding sequence ATGAGAATAAGCGATTTTTCCATAAAACGGCCGGTTTTAACGCTAGTCATTATGTTTCTAGTCATTATTTTAGGAGCGGTATCATTCTTTAAAATTCCGGTAACATTGATTCCCGAATTAAATCCTCCGATTGGTGTAGTAGTAACCAATTACCCAGGAGCAAGCCCTACAGAAGTGAACGAGAAAGTGACAGAGCCGCTTGAAGCCAATTTGTCCACAGTACCAGGAATTGAATCCATTCAATCTACTTCTCGCGAAGGTTCTAATTTTATTTTGCTCGAATTTGATTGGTCTACCAATATGGATGACGTCCAAAGTGATATTATTCAGCGGATTGAATTGACGCCTATCCCTGATGATTCCAATGAACCGCGCTTTTTAAAATTTGATCCTGCTCAGTTTCCCGTTATACAACTATCCTTGCGTGCGCATGATGAAGGAACCGATGTTCGAGTTTTAGCTGAACAATTAGAAAAAGAACTTCTTCAAACTGAAGGCGTAGCAAGTGTCAATATCTCAGGTTCATTAATTGAAGAAATTCAAATTTCACTGGACCAAGAAAAGTTGGAAGACAAAGGGCTGCAGCAATCCGACATTGTTCAATTAATTCAAGCCAACAATATTTCGATGCCTGGAGAGCCTATAGAAACAGAAGACGGGCGCCATTTGACGACAAGGATTGTCAGTACCTTAACTACAGTCGAAAATATTCAAGATTTGGTGATAACTGTAAACCCATTGAACGGCGAATCGGTCACCATTGATGATGTGGCTGATGTAACCCTCGGTGAACGTGAGCGAAGCAGCTTGACTCGGGCAAATGAAGAGCCAGCTGTATTGCTGTCGGCATTACAAGAGTCCAATGCCAATACAGCTGATGTATCGCAAGCGTTTCAGGAAAAATTGAATGAATTGTTAAGTGAAGAGCAATTTTCTGGTGTAGAGGCTGATATTCTGTTCGATCAAGGGGATTATGTCCAGCTTGCAGTCGGAAATATCGGACAGTCACTTATTATCGGTGCTATCTTGGCTATGCTTATCCTCTTTTTCTTTTTACGGGGCATTAAGAGTCCGATTATCATCGGTATTTCGATTCCATATTCAGTTATCGTCACTTTTGTTTTAATGTATTTTGCAGATTTCGCCTTGAATATTATGACACTTGGTGCATTGGCTCTTGGAATCGGGATGCTAGTGGATAATGCGATTGTAGTCATTGAAAACATAGAACGGCATTTAACGATGGGGAAAACCCCAAAACAAGCAGCTTCCGATGGTTCAAAAGAAGTGTCCGGAGCCATTATATCCTCTACGTTAACGACAATTGCAGTGTTTGTTCCGGTTATTTTCATTACGGGTTTATTAGGAGAAATATTCTTTGAATTTGCATTAACCATATCGTTCAGCCTATTCGCTTCTCTTGCTGTTGCATTGACGGTTATTCCGATGTTGGCTGCTCGCATGCTTCACAAGCCTAAAGGTGACATGGAAGCAAGACGCCGTCGTTCGAAAGGCTTGAAGAATTTCGAACGCTCTGTTGTTTGGGCGCTTCGCCATCGCCTTGCTATTTTACTAACGGCTTTAGTCGTTTTCGCAGTCAGCATTTTCGGGATATTTCAAGTCGGTACTGAATTTCTTCCAGCAACGGATGAAGGGTTTTTCAGCATCGATGTCGAGTTGGAAAATGGAGCCTCCCGGACAGCAACTGATGAAGTAGTCAGCCAGATCGAAGATGAATTGAAAAAAGAAAAAGATGTAGCTGTTTATGTTAGCTTGATTGGTACAACTCAGCAAGCGCAATCCCAGGGAACGTCTGAATCCAATATAGCTGAGCTATATGTTAAATTGGTGCCGTTAGAAGAACGGAACCGTTCCGTCTTTAAATTTGTCGATGACGTCCAGCCAAAAGTTCTTGATAGGGTAGGAGAACAGGCTGAAGTAACCTTTAACATGCAAACGGCAACAGGCTCTACTCCGAATACTGTTTCTTTTAACGTTTCTGATACAGATAAAGAACGGCTGGATATATCTATTGATAAAATCAATGAAGCACTCAAAGCTCTCCCCGGTACTACAGAATTAACAAATGACCGGGATGAAACAATTGATGAAATTCAGATGAAAATCAACAAAGAAGCAGCCACTGAATATGGGCTGGCTCCAGCTCAAATTGCTCAAACCGTTAACAATGTGACACGCGGAGTACCGGCTTCTCAAATTTTAACGGAAGACGATAAAGTGGTGAGCGCGCTAGTTGAATATGACAAAGTATACAGAGACAGTATTGATAAACTTGAAACGCTGCGTTTACGAACGCCTTCCGGCCAATTTGTCGAACTTAAAGAGTTGGCAGATATTCAAATTAAACAAGGGCCGGTCAATATTCGCCACGTCGATCAAGCAGACAGTGTGTCGTTTTCGCTTCAGCATAAATCGGACATTACTCTTGGAGACATGTCAGATGAAGTAGATGCAGCGATTGAAGAATTGAAGTTGGATGATGAAACCATCATCACATACGGCGGAGACCGTGAGTTGTTTGATAATGCTATTGACGATATGTTGCTGGCACTTGCATTAGCCGTTGTATTTGTCTATATCGTTATGGCCGCCCAGTTTGAGTCGTTCAAATATCCATTTGTAATTATGTTTACAGTTCCTCTTATGGCAATTGGAGTTGCAATCGGTCTTGTCTTTACCCAAACGCCAATCAGCATCACTGCTGTAATAGGTATATTGGTTTTGGTTGGGATAGTTGTCAATAACGGAATCGTACTAGTAGATTATATCAACCAGCGAAAAGAAGCCGGAATGGACTCATACGAAGCCATTTTAACTTCAGTTCGAGATCGCCTTCGTCCAATTTTAATGACGGCCTTGACGACTATTCTTGGTTTAGTCCCATTGGCATTCGGTCTTGGGGAAGGTACGGAAATTAATCAGCCGATGGGAATAGCCGTAATTGGCGGCATGATCAGTTCCACATTCCTTTCCCTATACATTGTCCCGATTGTCTACAGTTTATTTGATAGCCAAACAAGAAAAATGAATCAAAAGCGTGCGTAA
- a CDS encoding peptide chain release factor 3 — translation MSDQLKNEIQNRRTFAIISHPDAGKTTLTEKLLLFGGAIRDAGTVKGKKSGKFATSDWMEIEKQRGISVTSSVMQFDYNGHRVNILDTPGHQDFSEDTYRTLMAVDSAVMIIDVAKGIEAQTVKLFKVCKMRGIPIFTFINKMDRQGKEPLELMEELEEVLGIQSYAMNWPIGMGKEFLGIYDRFNKRVEPFRSEGDRFLALDEDGQLIEDHDMKKTSYYTQAMEDIALLDEAGNDFSIERVKKGELTPVFFGSALANFGVETFLETYLQFAPSPQPRETQEQEEINPVDMPFSGFVFKIQANMNPAHRDRIAFVRIVSGKFERGMNVTLARTGKSFKLAQTTQFLADDREMVNEAVAGDIIGLHDVGNYQIGDTITSGKKFQFENLPQFTPELFVKVTAKNVMKQKHFHKGILQLVQEGAIQYYKTLHLEEVILGAVGQLQFEVFEHRMKNEYNVDVRMEPIGSKIARWIENEEDVKESMSSGRSMLVKDRHDNLVFLFENEFATRWFQDKNPGIRLYSLL, via the coding sequence ATGTCAGACCAATTAAAAAATGAAATTCAAAATAGAAGAACCTTCGCCATTATTTCTCACCCGGATGCCGGGAAAACAACGTTAACAGAAAAACTGCTGCTGTTCGGCGGTGCAATCCGCGACGCGGGTACAGTAAAAGGTAAAAAGTCAGGCAAGTTCGCGACATCTGACTGGATGGAAATCGAGAAGCAACGAGGAATCTCAGTTACTTCATCAGTTATGCAATTTGATTATAATGGCCACCGTGTGAATATTTTGGATACACCTGGACACCAAGATTTCAGTGAAGATACTTACCGTACTTTGATGGCGGTTGATAGTGCCGTCATGATCATTGACGTTGCAAAAGGAATTGAAGCGCAGACTGTCAAACTGTTTAAAGTCTGCAAAATGCGCGGCATTCCGATTTTTACTTTCATCAATAAAATGGACCGCCAAGGAAAAGAACCGCTTGAATTGATGGAAGAACTAGAAGAAGTATTGGGCATTCAATCATATGCAATGAACTGGCCGATTGGCATGGGGAAAGAATTCTTAGGGATTTACGATCGCTTCAACAAGCGGGTTGAACCATTCCGGTCAGAAGGCGACCGTTTTCTAGCGTTAGACGAAGATGGCCAATTGATTGAAGACCATGATATGAAAAAAACTTCCTATTATACACAAGCGATGGAAGATATCGCGCTTCTTGACGAAGCTGGGAACGATTTTTCTATTGAACGTGTGAAAAAAGGAGAGCTTACGCCCGTATTTTTCGGCAGCGCCCTTGCGAATTTTGGAGTGGAGACGTTCTTGGAAACGTATCTTCAATTTGCGCCATCACCTCAGCCGCGTGAAACGCAAGAACAAGAAGAAATCAATCCGGTGGATATGCCTTTTTCCGGTTTCGTCTTTAAAATCCAGGCCAATATGAATCCGGCCCACCGTGACCGCATCGCATTCGTGCGCATTGTGTCCGGGAAATTTGAAAGAGGCATGAATGTTACACTTGCTCGTACAGGGAAGTCATTCAAGCTGGCGCAAACTACTCAATTTTTGGCAGATGACCGTGAAATGGTAAACGAAGCGGTAGCGGGGGATATTATCGGCCTGCATGATGTCGGAAATTACCAGATCGGTGATACAATTACGAGCGGAAAGAAATTCCAATTTGAAAATCTTCCGCAGTTTACTCCAGAACTTTTTGTAAAAGTTACAGCGAAAAACGTTATGAAACAAAAGCATTTCCATAAAGGGATTCTGCAATTAGTGCAAGAAGGCGCGATTCAGTATTATAAAACACTGCATTTAGAAGAAGTCATTCTTGGGGCTGTAGGACAGCTTCAATTTGAAGTGTTCGAGCACCGGATGAAAAACGAATACAACGTGGATGTGAGAATGGAACCGATCGGCTCCAAAATCGCGCGTTGGATTGAGAACGAAGAAGATGTCAAAGAATCGATGTCAAGCGGGCGGTCAATGCTTGTGAAAGACCGGCATGACAATTTGGTATTCCTATTCGAAAATGAATTCGCCACACGTTGGTTCCAAGATAAAAACCCGGGTATCCGTTTGTATAGCTTGCTGTAA
- a CDS encoding UDP-N-acetylmuramoyl-L-alanyl-D-glutamate--2,6-diaminopimelate ligase: MNIKHLLENIPYKKIEGALPENISHITMDSRDIKEDSLFVCIKGYTVDGHNYAAQAVNSGATVIISEKPLDLPNAAVIIVEDTTRTLGLLAAKFYDYPSKEMKMIGVTGTNGKTSVAGMLHAMLMELGENSALTGTIGFNLNGKLYQSANTTSDALTTQQMIFRAKEEGCSHMAMEVSSHGLVLGRLAGVEFDTAIFTNLTHDHLDFHGTMEEYGHAKGLLFSQLGQNVAEKKRAVLNADDPWSEQFAKMTPHPVYTYGVKNEAQFKASRIEMDHKGTTFTLTCKEGDFPVSMKLLGHFNVSNALAAITALYAEGFAMDDILAALAVIPPVEGRMQKVEVEAPITIFIDYAHTPDAIEKALDAVKDFKKNRVIFLVGTGGNRDKSKRPSMAEKASIADYVVLTTDDPRYEEFDSILDDLKVGMTHPNFACIGDRAEAVKHAVQQAERGDVIILAGKGHEDYQIIESTKYPHSDKEIAIEEAMKKFQEKEA; encoded by the coding sequence ATGAACATCAAGCACTTACTAGAAAATATTCCATACAAAAAAATTGAGGGCGCTTTGCCCGAAAACATTTCACATATAACGATGGATTCCAGAGACATTAAGGAAGACTCCCTTTTTGTCTGCATTAAAGGCTATACTGTTGACGGCCATAATTATGCGGCACAGGCTGTGAACAGTGGGGCAACAGTCATTATTTCAGAAAAACCGCTAGATCTTCCAAATGCGGCAGTCATCATTGTCGAGGACACTACACGCACACTTGGATTGCTGGCAGCAAAATTTTATGATTATCCGTCAAAAGAAATGAAAATGATCGGCGTGACCGGCACTAATGGCAAAACGAGCGTAGCGGGAATGCTGCATGCCATGTTAATGGAATTGGGTGAGAACTCAGCTTTAACAGGTACGATTGGCTTTAATTTGAACGGGAAATTATATCAATCAGCGAACACGACAAGTGATGCGCTGACTACTCAACAGATGATATTCCGCGCGAAAGAAGAAGGCTGTTCCCATATGGCGATGGAAGTATCTTCGCACGGGTTGGTTCTCGGTCGCCTGGCGGGTGTAGAATTCGATACAGCGATTTTTACAAACTTGACGCATGATCATTTGGATTTCCACGGAACGATGGAAGAGTACGGCCATGCCAAGGGCTTGCTGTTTTCTCAGCTAGGCCAAAATGTGGCTGAGAAGAAACGAGCGGTTTTAAATGCGGACGACCCTTGGTCCGAACAGTTTGCAAAAATGACGCCTCATCCGGTTTATACGTACGGTGTCAAAAACGAAGCACAATTTAAAGCAAGCCGCATTGAAATGGACCATAAAGGCACAACGTTTACGTTAACGTGTAAAGAAGGCGACTTTCCGGTTTCCATGAAACTGCTTGGACATTTTAACGTATCAAATGCCTTAGCGGCAATCACAGCTCTTTATGCAGAAGGTTTTGCAATGGATGATATTTTAGCTGCATTGGCAGTTATTCCACCTGTAGAAGGACGTATGCAAAAAGTTGAAGTGGAGGCGCCGATAACAATTTTCATCGATTACGCGCACACGCCTGATGCCATTGAGAAAGCGTTGGATGCGGTTAAAGACTTCAAAAAAAATCGGGTTATTTTCTTAGTTGGTACAGGAGGCAACCGCGATAAATCAAAGCGTCCAAGCATGGCGGAAAAAGCATCGATTGCCGATTATGTTGTTCTAACAACAGATGATCCGCGATATGAAGAGTTCGATAGTATTTTGGATGATTTAAAAGTCGGAATGACTCACCCTAATTTTGCATGCATCGGTGACCGCGCAGAAGCGGTGAAGCATGCGGTGCAGCAGGCGGAACGTGGAGATGTGATCATATTGGCCGGTAAAGGCCATGAAGATTATCAAATTATTGAATCGACGAAATACCCGCATAGCGACAAAGAGATTGCGATTGAAGAAGCGATGAAAAAATTTCAGGAAAAAGAGGCCTAA
- a CDS encoding M42 family metallopeptidase, translating to MAYEWNQSETVELLNKLVDIPSPSGYTHDIMDLIRNLLGEWNVEHMTTKKGGVIATIKGQDQERHRLLTAHVDTLGAMVKEIKPSGRLKLSLVGGFKFNAVEGENCLIHKAEGTTVSGTILLHHTSIHVYKDAGTAERNENNMEVRLDEKVFNAADVRALGIEVGDFVSFSPRFTATESGFIKSRHLDDKASTALLLQLVKSLSSSTELLPHTTHFYISNNEEIGFGGNSNIPEQTEEYIAVDMGAIGDGQTSDEYTVSICAKDSSGPYHYGLTRHLVELAKTNGIAYKLDVYPYYSSDASAAIHAGYDVKHALFGPGIEASHSYERTHTESLKAAATLLQAYVYSPLVS from the coding sequence ATGGCTTATGAATGGAATCAAAGCGAAACAGTTGAACTTTTGAATAAATTAGTAGATATTCCGAGTCCATCGGGGTATACGCATGACATAATGGATCTTATCCGGAACCTGCTAGGAGAATGGAATGTCGAACATATGACGACCAAAAAAGGCGGAGTCATCGCGACGATCAAAGGACAAGACCAAGAGCGGCACCGTTTGTTGACGGCTCATGTCGATACACTGGGTGCAATGGTGAAAGAAATAAAACCTAGCGGACGCTTAAAATTATCTTTGGTCGGCGGCTTTAAATTCAATGCGGTTGAAGGTGAAAATTGCCTGATCCATAAAGCGGAAGGAACAACAGTTTCTGGCACGATTTTGCTGCATCATACTTCAATTCATGTTTATAAAGACGCGGGCACTGCTGAACGCAATGAGAATAACATGGAAGTCCGCTTGGATGAAAAAGTGTTTAACGCAGCAGATGTGCGCGCTCTCGGCATAGAAGTAGGGGACTTTGTGTCTTTTTCTCCTCGATTTACTGCAACAGAATCAGGTTTTATCAAATCGCGCCATTTGGACGATAAAGCAAGTACAGCCTTATTGCTTCAATTGGTCAAAAGCTTAAGTTCTTCCACTGAACTATTGCCGCATACCACTCATTTCTACATATCAAATAATGAAGAAATCGGCTTTGGCGGAAATTCCAATATTCCAGAACAAACAGAAGAATATATAGCAGTGGATATGGGTGCGATCGGCGACGGCCAAACGTCTGACGAGTATACTGTCTCGATTTGTGCCAAAGATTCCAGCGGCCCATATCATTATGGTTTGACACGCCACTTGGTCGAACTAGCGAAAACTAATGGAATTGCATACAAACTGGACGTTTACCCGTATTATAGTTCTGATGCTTCGGCGGCTATTCATGCGGGCTATGATGTGAAACATGCATTGTTCGGTCCTGGTATCGAAGCTTCACATTCTTATGAACGCACACATACGGAATCATTAAAAGCTGCGGCTACATTGCTTCAAGCATATGTATATTCGCCGCTGGTTTCCTAA